Part of the Anaerobranca gottschalkii DSM 13577 genome is shown below.
TTATTCTTAAAATTTCTTGACTATTAAGTCCTTTATCTCTATTATTTTTCTCATATTCTGCTAGATTTTTTCTTAATGACTCAATTTCCTTTAACAAGTCATTTACTTTCTGAGAGTCCTGTATCACTTTGCCACCCCTTTCTGACTTTAATAATATAATTCTACCTTCCTATAATAAACTCCTTTAATTTTCCAGAAAATCTAGATCAATTTTTTTCTGTAATTTCTTGGCAAAGAAGTCAGGACATAATAATTCATCAATGGTGACTATTTCATACCCTTGTTCTTTTATACCTTTTATAATCAGTTTTAACCCCTCTGGTGTTTGTTCAGTATTATGCATTAAAATTATAGCTCCATTATGTAATTTACTTAGTACCCTTTGAGCCATTTTTTCCGGACCTGGTCTCATCCAATCTATTGTATCTAAACTCCACAAGACATTTATCATATTATCTTTAAAACTTTGTGTAAATATTTTTTCTTCTTTTTCACCATAAGGTGGACTAAAATATTTAGGTTTATACCCTGTAATATTAAAGATAATTGCATTAGTTTTTTGAATCTCTTCACTTATAGCTTCTGGGGTTAATTTACTCATGTAAGGATCAGAGTAACCATGATTTCCAAACTGATGACCTTTTTGATAAATCTCTAATACTAAATCAGGATATTTTTCAGCCCATTTACCTACTAAAAAGAAATTACCTTTTACTTCGTTATCCTCTAATATATCTAACATTTCCCTTAGATAATTATTAAACTCATTACCCCATGATACATTAATTACTAACGCCACTTGTTTTTTTATGGGATGACCTTGATATATTGGTATATTGCCAAAATCAGAAATTGTTTTTTCTGGTTTAATTATATCTATTACTGGCACTACTAATTGCCCTTTTTTAGCCTTAACAATTTTATTCTTTGTCTCTTCAATGTTTAAAACTGTACCATTTAAATGGGGTATCAAACTTTTTGTTTCTGGATCAATATAGGCATTTTGCGGTTCATTATAGAATTCATGGGCAATGGAATTTAAATATTTTTCCACATCATCCTTTTTTAATCCACCAAAATTAATAGTTCCCATTGTAACATTTGATTTAACGGTGGTAATAGAATTATGGATTTGATAACTTACAAAAATAACTAAACTTATGCTAGTTATTAATAATAATAGTGAAGTTAATAGTCTAGCTAAAGTAATTGATTTTATGTATACAGACATTTGTCCACCTCCCCATCTTTTTAGCAAGTACATTTTATCATCAATATATTATATTGTTCTTCGGGACAAATAGAATTTAATTTAGACAAAAAAATAAAGCATCATATGCCGATGCTCTATTTTTGCTCTCCTTCTCGCTCTTTTAGAACTGCTTTTCTCGAGAGATTAACTCTACCCTTTTCATCAATTTCAGTACACTTAACTTCAACTATATCCCCAACTTTTACTACATCTTCAGCCTTTGCTACCCTATCGATATCTAACTGGGAAATATGGATTAACCCTTCTTTACCAGGAATTACTTCGGCAAAAGCACCGAACTTTTCAATTCTAGTAATTTTAGCAAAGTAATTTTCCCCTACTACCACTTCTGCAGTGATATCTTTAATCATCTGTAATGCTTTTTCTCCTTGTTCCATATCTACAGTTGCAATAAAGATTTTTCCATCAGGCTCAATATCAATTTTTACACCAGTTTGATCAATAATTTTGTTAATTATCTTACCACCTGGACCAATAACATCCCTAATTTTATCAGGATTTATTTGATAAGAGATAATCTTAGGTGCATATGGCGAAAGTTGTTTTCTCGGCTCTGAAATTACTGCCAGCATTTTATCTAAAATATACAGATAACCCTGTTTACCTTTTTGGATAGCTTCTGCTAATATTTCTTTATTAATACCTTGAAGCTTTATATCCATCTGCAATGCTGTTATTCCATCTTTCGTTCCAGCCACTTTAAAGTCCATATCACCTAAAAAGTCTTCCATACCTTGGATATCAGTTAATATCTTATACTTACCTTCATGGTGAACTAGTCCCATGGCAACACCAGAGACAGGTTTTTTCAAAGGAACTCCAGCATCCATAAGTGATAAAGTACTAGCACAAACACTTCCCATAGAAGTAGAACCATTTGATTCTAAAACTTCTGAAACAAGTCTTATGGTGTACGGAAATTCTTCTTCTGATGGAATTAAAGGTTCTAAAGCCCTTTCTGCTAAAGCACCATGTCCTATTTCCCTTCTACCAGGACCTCTCATAAAGCCAGGTTCACCAACACTATATGGTGGAAAATTATAATGGTGGATATACCTTTTTGATTCTTCTAAACCAATACCGTCTAAAATTTGAACATCACCTAAAGGACCTAAAGTACAAACACTTAAAACTTGAGTTTGACCCCTAGTAAATAAACCTGATCCATGGGTCCTTGGTAAAATACCTACCTCGCAAGAAATTGGCCTAATTTCATCTGGTTTTCTTCCATCAGGTCTACTATCGTTTTCGACAATATCTCTTCTTACTTCTTCTTTAACTATATTATAGAGAATTTCTGCTATATCCTTTGTCTGTTCAGGATACTCTTCGATAAGTTTTTCCATAACCTCTAATTTAACTTTAGCAATATTATCTTCCCGTTCCTGTTTATCAAAGGTTTTAATAGCCTGTTTTAGAGGTTCGGTAGCCATTTCCCTCACTATTTTATCTAATTCTTCATCTACTTTATATAATTGGACTTCCATTTTTTCTTTGCCCACTTGAGCGACAATTTCTTCTTGGAACTCTACTATTTTCTTTATTTCTTCATGGGCTAACATTAAAGCATCAATAATGACATCTTCACTAACTTCATTAGCTCCTGCTTCTACCATCATAATTGCATCTTTTGTACCTGCTACAACTAAATGTAAATCACTTTTTTCCCTTTGCTCCAAAGAAGGATTAACAATTAATTGATCTCCAACTTTCCCTACTAAAACTGCACCTACAGGACCATTAAAGGGAATATCAGATATACATAATGCTAATGATGCTCCATTGATAGCAGCTATTTCCGGCAAGTTTTCTTGGTCTACTGACATTACTGTACAAACCACATGGACAGCATTTCTAAAACCCTCTGGAAATAATGGTCTTATTGGGCGATCAACTAAACGGGCAGCTAAAATTGCTTTTTCAGAAGGTCTACCTTCTCTTTTTATGAAGCCACCAGGTATTTTACCTACTGCATACAACCTTTCTTCATAATCAACAGTAAGTGGGAAAAAATCTACTCCTTCTTTGGCTTCTTTAGCTGCAGTGGCATTTACTAAAATTGTTGTTTCTCCATAGAAAATCATGGCAGAACCACCAGCTTGTTTTGAGAACTTACCTATATCAACAGTAAAATCTTTTCCTACAAAATTATAAGTAAATCTTTTATGTTCCAAATTTGTTTCCTCCTTTCAAATATATTTTTTCGTTTAATTTAATAAATATGTAATTAAAAATAAAGCGGGTTAACCCGCTTTATTTATCTTCTTAAGTTTAGTTCATCGATAAGAGTTCTGTAACGGTCAATATCTTTATTTTTTAAGTAATTTAAAAGTTTACGACGTTGACCAACCATTTTTAAAAGACCACGTCTAGAGTGGTGATCTTTTTTGTGTACTTTGAAATGTTCATTTAGATGATTGATTCTCTCTGTTAAAATAGCAATTTGAACTTCAGGAGAACCAGTATCTCCTTCATGTTTTTTGAACTTTTCAATAATTGATTGCTTATTGATAGACATCATTTCACCTCCTAAATTTTACTCCTCAAGCCATGAAGATCGTCGGTGAATCGATAAACATAGCATGAGGTCACCATAAAGATATTACCATATTAACAGTTAAATGTAAAGTTTTATATTGTAATAATTTGTCTTTTAGCTTCTAAAATGTCTTTTTTCACTTGTTTTGTCAGGCTTTCTATATTAGCAAATTTTTTTTCAGGGCGAATAAATTTTATTAACTCAATGGTTATTTTTTGACCGTAAATATTTTGATTAAAATCAAATAAATGTACCTCTACATTAAACTTATTTTTCCCTAAAGTAGGTTTTAAGCCTAAATTTGCTACCCCAAATGTTTTGATGTCACCGATATACCCTTTAACTAAATAGACTCCTCTAGCTGGTTTTACAACATTAACAGGAAAGTTAATATTAGCAGTTGGAAAACCTAGTTTATTACCTATACCCATACCAGTAGTAACATGCCCAGAAATTTTAGGGTATTTACCAGCTAATTTTTTATACAACTGTACATCCCCTAAAAGTAGACAATTACGTAAAACAGTAGAATGTACTACTATATTTTCAACGGTAATAGGCTCAATTACTTCTGTTTCAAATTCATTATACTTTTGAAGTAATTGAATATTCCCTTGACCTTTATTGCCAAAGGTAAAATCATAGCCAATAATTACTTTAGAAGATTTTAGTTTGTTAATAAGTACCTCTTTAACAAAATCATCAGGGTTAGATT
Proteins encoded:
- a CDS encoding aspartyl-phosphate phosphatase Spo0E family protein, encoding MIQDSQKVNDLLKEIESLRKNLAEYEKNNRDKGLNSQEILRISKALDCKINEYYRLTNKKGG
- a CDS encoding polysaccharide deacetylase family protein encodes the protein MSVYIKSITLARLLTSLLLLITSISLVIFVSYQIHNSITTVKSNVTMGTINFGGLKKDDVEKYLNSIAHEFYNEPQNAYIDPETKSLIPHLNGTVLNIEETKNKIVKAKKGQLVVPVIDIIKPEKTISDFGNIPIYQGHPIKKQVALVINVSWGNEFNNYLREMLDILEDNEVKGNFFLVGKWAEKYPDLVLEIYQKGHQFGNHGYSDPYMSKLTPEAISEEIQKTNAIIFNITGYKPKYFSPPYGEKEEKIFTQSFKDNMINVLWSLDTIDWMRPGPEKMAQRVLSKLHNGAIILMHNTEQTPEGLKLIIKGIKEQGYEIVTIDELLCPDFFAKKLQKKIDLDFLEN
- a CDS encoding polyribonucleotide nucleotidyltransferase; translation: MEHKRFTYNFVGKDFTVDIGKFSKQAGGSAMIFYGETTILVNATAAKEAKEGVDFFPLTVDYEERLYAVGKIPGGFIKREGRPSEKAILAARLVDRPIRPLFPEGFRNAVHVVCTVMSVDQENLPEIAAINGASLALCISDIPFNGPVGAVLVGKVGDQLIVNPSLEQREKSDLHLVVAGTKDAIMMVEAGANEVSEDVIIDALMLAHEEIKKIVEFQEEIVAQVGKEKMEVQLYKVDEELDKIVREMATEPLKQAIKTFDKQEREDNIAKVKLEVMEKLIEEYPEQTKDIAEILYNIVKEEVRRDIVENDSRPDGRKPDEIRPISCEVGILPRTHGSGLFTRGQTQVLSVCTLGPLGDVQILDGIGLEESKRYIHHYNFPPYSVGEPGFMRGPGRREIGHGALAERALEPLIPSEEEFPYTIRLVSEVLESNGSTSMGSVCASTLSLMDAGVPLKKPVSGVAMGLVHHEGKYKILTDIQGMEDFLGDMDFKVAGTKDGITALQMDIKLQGINKEILAEAIQKGKQGYLYILDKMLAVISEPRKQLSPYAPKIISYQINPDKIRDVIGPGGKIINKIIDQTGVKIDIEPDGKIFIATVDMEQGEKALQMIKDITAEVVVGENYFAKITRIEKFGAFAEVIPGKEGLIHISQLDIDRVAKAEDVVKVGDIVEVKCTEIDEKGRVNLSRKAVLKEREGEQK
- the rpsO gene encoding 30S ribosomal protein S15 codes for the protein MMSINKQSIIEKFKKHEGDTGSPEVQIAILTERINHLNEHFKVHKKDHHSRRGLLKMVGQRRKLLNYLKNKDIDRYRTLIDELNLRR
- a CDS encoding bifunctional riboflavin kinase/FAD synthetase, whose product is MKLIFGFNNLPDNLQSSIVTIGNFDGLHVGHRFIIDKVINESKKENKRSVVLTFYPHPQSLFNRDFKIINTLEQKVEYFKETGIDYLIIQPFTKQFAESNPDDFVKEVLINKLKSSKVIIGYDFTFGNKGQGNIQLLQKYNEFETEVIEPITVENIVVHSTVLRNCLLLGDVQLYKKLAGKYPKISGHVTTGMGIGNKLGFPTANINFPVNVVKPARGVYLVKGYIGDIKTFGVANLGLKPTLGKNKFNVEVHLFDFNQNIYGQKITIELIKFIRPEKKFANIESLTKQVKKDILEAKRQIITI